The genomic segment TCTTACCTAAACATCGTTCAACCCCCCTCGCAGAAGAAAGATCGGCAGGAATGCCACGACGAACGTGAGCCCTCCGCATCGCGGGCTGCGTCCAAGCCAGGCAACCCGCCCCAGCTTCCCCACCACCTACTGCAAATCGCTTCCCCCACGATACTGTTTCAGGGCGAAGCGCTCGATGTCTTTGCAGAGCTGTTCTTCGGTGTAGAGCACGCTGATGAGCATGCTGATGGCGGCGGCGACGCGGCGGTCGATGATCGGGTCGTCGAAAAGCACATGTGCGGCCTGCGCAACGTTGTGGATTGCCTGGATTGCCACGAGGTCAGGCCCGAGTCGGGCGCTGGATTTTTCCAGCAGATATGCGTATTTGATGGCGAGTTCTTCGCTGCGCGGGTAGGTGTCGCCATTTTGTACGTCTTTGTAGCTAATGAGTGAAATGAATTCTCGTAGGTCTGATGCTGTGTAGGGGGTGTCGTCGATGATGTGGACGCAGGTGTCTTTGAAAAAAGGCAGCGCTTCTCCATCGGCGATGAGCCTGTTTATGAGCTCGTTCGCTTTATCGCCAAGCTTATCGATGCGCACAGCCACGTTGTTTCCTTAGGGCTAGGGTTTGTGTCTGTTTTTGTCTGGAAAGTGCCTGCTTATCTACCGCCAGCTTACAGGTTTTTGCACGTTCGGGTATGGCCAGCTGTTGCTTTGTGTGGGTTCATGTGACCTTGAGGTGTTCCTGTACTGCGACATGTGTTTTTTCGTGTGGTTTCTCACACCAGACTGCCCGTCCCCACACGTTCCAACAGTCGTTTTTCTACGTCGCTTATGCTGCCGCCCCTCCCATACCCGGCCGCATCCAACCCCTCGCGATCATCGCTGGTTCTCATCCCCTGGGCGTAGGCGCGAAGATGAATTCTAGGTCACAATGTTCCGCCCGTCGGGTGATTCTTTTAGGCCTCCGAGCAGCGATGATGGTTATCAGACAGTTGTTGTTCTCTACGCAAGGAGGAGTTATGAGTCGCGTTGTTAAGGCCAAGGATGCCGTGGTCGCGCGGGACCTACGGAAGACATACGGTGCTGGGGAATCACAGGTGACAGCGCTCAACAATGCAAGCATTCGTGTGGGTGTGAGCAAGTTTTTGGCGATCATGGGACCGTCAGGTTCGGGCAAATCCACACTGATGCAATGTTTGGCCGGACTTGACAGCATTGATTCGGGCAATATCAAAATTGGTGGGATTGACATCACAAGTCTGAATGATCGTGATTTAACACGCCTTCGGCGTGAACATGTTGGTTTTATTTTTCAGCATTTCAATTTGGTGTCCACCCTGACCGCAGAGCAGAACATTATGCTGCCCATGAAATTAGCCAAGCGTCAGGTGGATCAAGAATTGTTCAACAATGTGGTCGAGCGACTGGGCATTAAGTCACGCTTGTCGCATAAGCCGCATGAAATGTCGGGCGGACAGCAACAGCGTGTCGCTATTGCCCGCGCGCTTGTTGCTCAGCCGACGGTGATTTTCGCTGACGAGCCGACGGGGAATTTGGATTCCGTATCCAGTTCGGAGGTGCTGCGCTTTTTGCGCGACAGCGTTGATGTGTTTGGCCAGACCGTGATTATGGTGACGCACGATCCCATTGCCGCGACCTACGCGGATGAGACGATTCTGCTTGCCGATGGCCGCATCACCGCCACCCTCGTCTCCCCCACCGTGGAACAGGTTGTGGCTGCATTGCAGGAGGTTGAGTAATGAACTTCCTCGTAGCATCTAGTTTGAGAAACAATCTGCGTAGGCTCATCGCCACCGCCACCGCAGTGGCGCTATCGGTGGCGTTTATGGTGGCCACGCTGCTGATTATGGGCACCTACAACACTGCCCTGTCGAACAGTGTGACGGAGCAGATGAAGAACTCCGATGTCTGGGTGGGCTATGACAGCTCATTACCAGACAATGCAGATGAAGTGCTGGCCGAAACCGCTGACCGCATCCGCGAGCGTCCCGACGTGCAGGCCGCCGATGTGCAGCGCAGCGCATCCGGTGAGGTACGGCACGATTCCCGCAGGGCAAACGCACAGATCCAGGCGATGCCGAGTGAGACTCTTCGCTGGGCCACGCTGGCGGAGGGTGCGTGGCCGCAGTCACCGGACGAAGCCGTGCTGAACAAGTCCGCAGCGGATTCTTTGCAGGTATCTGTGGGTGATTCGGTGCGCTTAGATGATAAGAACTCCGTTCGCGTCGCGGGCATTACCTCTCAAGAAGATCAGATGATGTCCATGGGTTTCGCCGAGATTAGTGTGATGCCGGAGCTGCTGGATCGTCTTGAAGCCCAGAAATACGCTACGAGTATTCTGGTTCGCAGCACTGCCCATGACGGCACAAGCAACACCACTCCGGATCAGCTGGCACAACAGATAAAAGACCAGACTCAGGGCACTCCCGACATCACGGTGCGCACTCGCGACGAGCAGGCGCAGCATCAGATCGCGGACCTTTCCGGCAATACCGCGACGCTGACCGCCATGCTGGGTGTGTTTGTGGCTATTTCGATGATTGTGGCGGGCTACGTCATCGCAAATACCTTCCAGGTTCTCGTCGCGCAGCGGACAAAAGAACTGGCGTTGCTGCGCTGCATTGGTGCGGATAAGCGGCAGGTGCATGGCCTGATTCTGGGCGAAGCCGGTATCACGGCATCGGTGGCCGCGCTAGTGGGCTGCCTACTGGGTGTCGTTGCCACGGTGATCTTTGCCCAGTTCATGTCAATGATGAGTGCGTTGACCATCAGTCCGCTGGCGTTGATCGCTGGTTTTGTGGTGGGCGTTGTGGTGACGGTTGCGTGTGCTCTCGGGGCGTCGAAACGCGCGACCCGCGTGCATCCGGTGGAGGCACTTCGCCCGCTTGAGGCAGTGGCTTCGGACAAGCTGCCACTGGGGCGCACGATCGTGGGTTCCGCTCTGACCCTGCTGGGCGCGGCGGGCCTGATTTACGGCGCGACGAGCGGTATGGCTGTGGCTATTGCTGGCGGGTTTATCTGCGGCATGGGCGTGCTACTGGCCGCCACGACGTTGCTACCAAGGCTGGTGTCGCTGGTGGGTCGGGCACTGTCGCGAGTGTCGCTGCCGGTGGAGTTGGCCGCCGCCAATTCAATGAAGAACCCGCTGCGCACAGCAGCGACAGGTATTTCCATGCTGATCGGCGTGGCTGTGCTGGTGTTGATGGCCACGGGCATTCACTCGGTGCAGGAGTCCATTGTTTCTCAGATCAATCGGGAACGCCCCTTTGACCTCATGGTCACCACGAGCAACCCGGCTGGTTTCTCGCCGCAGGAGCTTGAGCAGATTAAGAACAATCCCAAGGTCACGTCCAGCGCTGAATCCCAATCCGCACAGGTGACAGTGACCACCTCTGATGGTCAGGAACATTCAGTGAAGGCCGAAAGTGCGGATAGCTCGCAGCTCAGCGAAGTGTTCTATGCCAAGGGTGATACATTGTTCCCGCAGTCCGGCGTGGGCATGGTAGCCCCGATCACTCAGAATTCGTCACCCATCACCATTCAGGGCGACGCGGGCAGCCTGGTCGTTTCAGCAGATGTGAGCGACAAGGGCGAGGCGGATCATGTGATGATGTCGAAGGATGACTTTTCCAAGGTGGCGCGGAACACCGTCACTGACACCGTGTACCTTCGGCTCACCCCGGGCCTGTCAGGAGACGAGGTTCAGCAGGTCACCAGCGATCTGAGTGCCCTGAATGACAGCTACAACACCGGCGGCGGTGCCCAGGAACGCGCCTACTACACCAAAATATTGAACATCATGCTCATGGTGGTGCTGGCGCTGCTGGCCATTACCCTGATCATCGCCTTCGTAGGCATCGGTAACACCACAGCGTTGTCGGTGCTGGAGCGCCGTCGCGAATCCGCGCTGCTACGGGCGGTTGGTTTGGAGCGCCGCCAACTGGTCACCACCATCGTCGTGGAGGCCATGCTCACCGCCGTTGTCGCCGCCGTGTGTGGCTGCGCGCTGGGGATCTTCGCCAGCTGGTCCGGCTTGAACGCGCTGGAACACACCGCCGACAAGCTTGAGCTGGACCTGTACATCCCGTGGTTGCAGGTCGCCCTGATTATCGCAGGTGCAGGCACCGCCGGTGTGCTCGCCGCCCTGCTTCCCGCCATGGGTGCTTCTCGACGCCCACCGGTGCAGGACCTCGCGGCAGAGTAACTGCCCCAGTGTGCCTGATGTATCGTGCCTGGCGTAGCCGCTACCGAAGCGTGCTACGTCAGGCACGCGGCGTTCACAACGCCAACCATCACCAGCGACACGGAGGCCACAATGGCACCGGCGCGGAGCTTCTTATCTTCCACAATGTCCCGGAACCTTCCCGGAATGGCCAATTCCATGGCCACCAACGCCGCGGCCTGGAGCGCTATTCCCAGAAGGCCAAACACCCCGGCCTCAATAAGCCCCTTGCCTAAGCCCAATTCGGAGACGGAACTATGCACGGCGGTGGCCACCACAATTCCTGTGGCTATCTGCTGCGCCGCCGCTATGAAACCAGCATTGGGCAGGTGGTCCACAAACACCAGGCGATGTAGTTTCCCGGGGGTAAGCAGGTCAAGAACCACAAACCCCAGCACCAGCATCACGCCGGCGAGGGCGAAATAGGCCAGCGTACTCACGACCTCTGCAAATACGTCCATTTTCTCTCCTTTTATTTCACACCGGATCCCGACGATCCACCGCTACTGCTGCCACCATTACTTCCCGAGCCAGACGACCCGCCAGAGGAATCACGCGGCGAGGACGGACTGAACCCAGGCCCCAGGAAAATCAAACTGCCATTGTTGTAGCGGTGCAGGTCCTCCACCTCAATCTGGCATTTCCCGTTATTGTTGGACACCACAATAAGTCTCTTGTCGTAGCGCAAGTATTCTGACCCCGACGCGGAGTCAAACTGCCTGGCCATCGGCTTAACCTTATTCGCAATATCCGAAGCCGTCTTCTGCACGCTATCGCCAGACTTGCACTCGTAGGTATTGCCGCTCTTTCTGGTGTAGTTCTTTGACACATAGCTTTCGGGATTACTCGCGCTAGCGAATCCCGCAGCAGCCGTCACAAAAGTCAGGCCCACGGATGCTGCGCTCACAAGAACCAGCACAATGCCAAGAAGCCTCCAGCGGCCACTATTCATGACGGAAAACCTGCCTTTACTATTGTCGGGAGCGTTGTTGTCGGGGCGTCGAAAAGCATATTAAACCGAGTAATCAGGCGCTGGAGGCGCGGGGTAAATGATCAGCTCGCCAGGGAGAATCACCCGCCCCGTAGACACCTCCCAGGAATCGTCATTGGACCAGCCCTCAAACCCCAGGCGGAGCTGCTCGGACGCGTCGGCGTAATCGATGTAGGCAAGCTCGCCCTCCGGCGGCAACCCGGTTGTTCCGTGCGACACATAGCGCGCGTGACCGCGCTCCTGCTCCACGTAGTGAACGCCCTCAAACTCCAGAACGCTCTGCGGGGTGAGACCCGTCGCCTTCCGCGAGGTCCACCACACCAGCTCAAGCTCGCCGTCGTCGATTTCCACGGCCAGGAAGCTGCTACCGTCACCGCCGTCCAGCAGGTGTTCGTACCAGGTGAACTGCCCCTGGGTCACCACCAGCGTGCCGCGCACCAGGTAATCCGTCGCCCCATACGTAACGACGGCCCCCGGACCCAAGCGATCCGGTCCGAAATCAGCGGCATCCGGGACCTCGGCAAACAAATTACGTGCTGGCTGCTGCTCGTCATCAACCTGACGCGCCTTGCTGAAGCAATATAGCGCTCCTATACCACTCACACCCGCAATAGCGAAGAAAAACAATGACAGAAGTAGCACTACAGTATCCTCAGTCTCAGCTTATTTTTATCCAGCATACAAGCATAGCCCTGGGGAAGCATGTCACAATGGGCCTATGAAGAAGCGAGCATGGATCGGTTATGCGTCCGCTTTTCTCTCCTGGGCGCTTGTTATAGGGGCGCTCATCGCGTTTTTTATGGGGCATTCCGCACTGGCACTCTTTCTGTGCCTGCCGGGAATATTATTGGTCTGGTGCAGTGGCAGCATGTTTGGCGACACCAAGAAACTCCCCAAGGGTGCCCCCATCCCCGATGCGAAACGCGTCAAACGCTACCGACAAGAAAACCCCGGCGCCACCATTGTTGACGCCATCAACGCGATCAACAGGCAGGACGGGGTGTACTAGTTACTTCGGGTTGGTGATGCGCGGCGCATTTCCCGAGCCATCCCAACCCTCAGCCGACGCGCTCGCATTCCCCACAGTCGCCGAGACCTTAATCAGCTTATCACCAGCGGCAACGCCCTTAGCCGTGTACACGGCACGCGAATATTCCTTCATCCGGCCGCTATCGGTGTCCTGGCCGTGCTGACGATCCTGATCCCCAGCGAACGCAATACTGACATTCACATTCTCTTCCAAGCCCCAGTGACGGCCCTCTTTAACCAAAATCGCACAATTCTGGTTATCCTTCGATGAAAAATACACCTCAATCGTTGCGAAACGCTCCCCCGACGCGTCCTTCACTGGCACACGACCATCCTTCACCATGCGGTAACTTGTGCCACACGTGTTCGCCGCCGCCGCCTCGGGAGCATTCAACACGGAGACAGCGCCCAGACCACCACATGCCAAAGAAAAGGCCATGAACAGCTGAAACACACTCTTACGAGTGATCATCATCTACCTCCAATGGATACTCACCAGGACACTTAGCAGGTTGCGATATCTGCTAATCCTACGCTCAGCACATGTAATATTTTTCCGACGCGCCGCGATAGGGGTAACGCAACGCTAACTTTTTGCGATACTTTTTGGCAAATTCTCATACGCGTTAGGATTCATGCAGGTAGAAGCTTTTCGACGCCGCCGTGGCTACGGTTGGCAGATAAGATGCGGGTGAGTTGGGGGTGGGTATAAGGGTTAGCGCAGTGGGGTGATTTTATTCAGAAGGAAGGTCTGTGTCTTGGGTGTCGGCGTAGCGGGCTTGTGAGGTTGTGGGCAGTGAGTCGGGTGTAGTTGTGAGCGTGAGCTGGGTGTGGGCCGTGCGCGGTTGCGTGAGTGAACTGAACCCGGGCCGTGTGCGGTTGTGTGCGTGAGCCGAGCGCGGGCTGGTACTTTGACGAATCCGCAAGCCACTGTAAGATAACCCCCTGAAGCGCCTGTGGCGGAATTGGCAGACGCGCTGGATTTAGGTTCCAGTGCCTTAGGGCGTGGGAGTTCAAGTCTCCCCAGGCGCACCACGATTCCCTTACTTAAACACGCATTATCATGCACACCGCACTTAAGTAAGGAGGCAGTCTATGAGCTGGGATCTCAGTGCTTTCCGGACAAAAAGACCGGTGACATCAATTGATGACCTCACCGAAGACGATCTTCTCCCGCTGCAGCGCCAACAGATAGTGACTGAACTTTCCTTGATCGCCACGGCATGTGACGCGCAGCTCGACACTAACGACCCAACGTGGCTGATTATGCAAACAGATGCATGGATAGTCGAGTTCGGCTTGGGAAAGCGCGAACCGCTCATAACCATGGGACTTCACGTCAGGGGTGACAAAGAGCCGAAAGAGGTGTTTGCCTACCTTGTTCATGAATGCGGGATGCGGCTGCTGGAGTGGAGTACAGGGGAATTTCTTGACCTATCGAAGCAAAGCAGCTTTCGAGAGTGGCAACAATGGTGCGAACGGGCACTTCCCAAAGATTAGGCCGACTGGGGCAGCAGTGATGATTGCCAAAAAGTCAGCTATAGCGATAGCCGTATAGTCGTTGGACGTGCTAGTATCGGCGGCACAAAATTATATTCGCACATTAACTACATGAGACAATTTTGGCTTCCACGCTGACAACTGACACTGCGGGCTATCAAGAAAGCCGCGATTAAAGCTTCCGGCAGAACACAATAAGAAGGTGATTATTAAACATCTAACCGACAATCCAAGCAAACCGACCCCGACAAGGAAGAGGCCATGGACAAGACACTGCTCACCATAGTTTTCGCGTCCGTACCTGGCATTATTGTTATTGGTTTCATTTCTCACATAATCTACCTGATGGTGCGTGATAATCGAGAAGTTTCACAAGGAATACGCCGTTCGCGATCATTTCTAGTAGACCAAATAATTTTTGAATCCGGCGTCGTTATGATGGCCGCTTTTATAGGGTCAACGTCATTCGAAATGGCATCCCACATCATTCAGAATGAAAATTTCTTTGGACTCATAAGTCTTGCTATATTTTTAGCAGTTCCGACTTTAGTAACCATTGTCGTTACATTCATCATAACCGGCCTCACGCTACGGTACGTGGAGGTGAACTCTACGGGATTTACGTTTCGAAATAAACTTGGGCGGACGCGCAATTTTTCCTTCAACGATGTCGGCGGGTATCACTTTCGGCCTTTTGTCCTAGGCAAATATGGCCCACCCCCTGGGGGGCATCTTCAGTTTGTCGACACGACAGGTCGACAACTTTTTGAGGTGCAGATTCGCTCTACATCCAGGCCCGACCAGGTAGGCCAATATGCTATGTTTTGGACGCTACAGGGCCGGTGGCCCCAGCACGGCAACCACATGGATGAGCAGGTTTTAGCAAGCTATACATCGGACGCCATGATTTCCTTTTTCAAGCCTTATTCGAGCTACACCCCATCCCAAAACCCCCATCCCATCTGAATCCTTCTGCACTACAATAGGTATTTCAAGGGATGAGGGAGCAGAAGTAGATGATTCGTTGGTT from the Corynebacterium durum genome contains:
- a CDS encoding DUF4178 domain-containing protein, coding for MLLLSLFFFAIAGVSGIGALYCFSKARQVDDEQQPARNLFAEVPDAADFGPDRLGPGAVVTYGATDYLVRGTLVVTQGQFTWYEHLLDGGDGSSFLAVEIDDGELELVWWTSRKATGLTPQSVLEFEGVHYVEQERGHARYVSHGTTGLPPEGELAYIDYADASEQLRLGFEGWSNDDSWEVSTGRVILPGELIIYPAPPAPDYSV
- a CDS encoding DUF4247 domain-containing protein codes for the protein MNSGRWRLLGIVLVLVSAASVGLTFVTAAAGFASASNPESYVSKNYTRKSGNTYECKSGDSVQKTASDIANKVKPMARQFDSASGSEYLRYDKRLIVVSNNNGKCQIEVEDLHRYNNGSLIFLGPGFSPSSPRDSSGGSSGSGSNGGSSSGGSSGSGVK
- a CDS encoding ABC transporter ATP-binding protein, with translation MSRVVKAKDAVVARDLRKTYGAGESQVTALNNASIRVGVSKFLAIMGPSGSGKSTLMQCLAGLDSIDSGNIKIGGIDITSLNDRDLTRLRREHVGFIFQHFNLVSTLTAEQNIMLPMKLAKRQVDQELFNNVVERLGIKSRLSHKPHEMSGGQQQRVAIARALVAQPTVIFADEPTGNLDSVSSSEVLRFLRDSVDVFGQTVIMVTHDPIAATYADETILLADGRITATLVSPTVEQVVAALQEVE
- a CDS encoding DUF6560 family protein codes for the protein MDKTLLTIVFASVPGIIVIGFISHIIYLMVRDNREVSQGIRRSRSFLVDQIIFESGVVMMAAFIGSTSFEMASHIIQNENFFGLISLAIFLAVPTLVTIVVTFIITGLTLRYVEVNSTGFTFRNKLGRTRNFSFNDVGGYHFRPFVLGKYGPPPGGHLQFVDTTGRQLFEVQIRSTSRPDQVGQYAMFWTLQGRWPQHGNHMDEQVLASYTSDAMISFFKPYSSYTPSQNPHPI
- a CDS encoding ABC transporter permease, with protein sequence MNFLVASSLRNNLRRLIATATAVALSVAFMVATLLIMGTYNTALSNSVTEQMKNSDVWVGYDSSLPDNADEVLAETADRIRERPDVQAADVQRSASGEVRHDSRRANAQIQAMPSETLRWATLAEGAWPQSPDEAVLNKSAADSLQVSVGDSVRLDDKNSVRVAGITSQEDQMMSMGFAEISVMPELLDRLEAQKYATSILVRSTAHDGTSNTTPDQLAQQIKDQTQGTPDITVRTRDEQAQHQIADLSGNTATLTAMLGVFVAISMIVAGYVIANTFQVLVAQRTKELALLRCIGADKRQVHGLILGEAGITASVAALVGCLLGVVATVIFAQFMSMMSALTISPLALIAGFVVGVVVTVACALGASKRATRVHPVEALRPLEAVASDKLPLGRTIVGSALTLLGAAGLIYGATSGMAVAIAGGFICGMGVLLAATTLLPRLVSLVGRALSRVSLPVELAAANSMKNPLRTAATGISMLIGVAVLVLMATGIHSVQESIVSQINRERPFDLMVTTSNPAGFSPQELEQIKNNPKVTSSAESQSAQVTVTTSDGQEHSVKAESADSSQLSEVFYAKGDTLFPQSGVGMVAPITQNSSPITIQGDAGSLVVSADVSDKGEADHVMMSKDDFSKVARNTVTDTVYLRLTPGLSGDEVQQVTSDLSALNDSYNTGGGAQERAYYTKILNIMLMVVLALLAITLIIAFVGIGNTTALSVLERRRESALLRAVGLERRQLVTTIVVEAMLTAVVAAVCGCALGIFASWSGLNALEHTADKLELDLYIPWLQVALIIAGAGTAGVLAALLPAMGASRRPPVQDLAAE
- a CDS encoding DUF350 domain-containing protein, which encodes MDVFAEVVSTLAYFALAGVMLVLGFVVLDLLTPGKLHRLVFVDHLPNAGFIAAAQQIATGIVVATAVHSSVSELGLGKGLIEAGVFGLLGIALQAAALVAMELAIPGRFRDIVEDKKLRAGAIVASVSLVMVGVVNAACLT